One window of Lacerta agilis isolate rLacAgi1 chromosome 14, rLacAgi1.pri, whole genome shotgun sequence genomic DNA carries:
- the KCTD10 gene encoding BTB/POZ domain-containing adapter for CUL3-mediated RhoA degradation protein 3 isoform X2: MEEMSGETVVSTAVPAAATRTMSFKGASPSSKYVKLNIGGGLYYTTMQTLTKQDTMLKAMFSGRMEVLTDSEGWILIDRCGKHFGTILNYLRDGAVPLPESRREIEELLAEAKYYLVQGLVDECQAALQNKEVYEPFCKVPIITSSKEEQKLIATSNKPAVKLLYNRSNNKYSYTSNSDDNMLKNIELFDKLSLRFNGRVLFIKDVIGDEICCWSFYGQGRKIAEVCCTSIVYATEKKQTKVEFPEARIYEETLNILLYEAQDGRGPDNALLEATGGAAGRSHHLEEDEERERIERVRRIHIKRPDDRTHLHQ; encoded by the exons GAAGAGATGTCTGGAGAAACGGTGGTGAGCACTGCAGTGCCAGCAGCTGCAACCCGCACCATGTCCTTCAAAGGCGCCAGCCCCAGTTCCAAGTATGTGAAGCTGAACATCGGCGGGGGCCTGTACTACACCACCATGCAGACGCTGACCAAGCAGGACACCATGCTCAAGGCCATGTTCAGTGGTCGGATGGAGGTCCTCACCGACAGTGAAG GCTGGATTTTGATTGACCGCTGCGGTAAACATTTTGGGACCATCTTAAACTACCTGCGTGACGGTGCTGTACCCCTTCCAGAGAGCCGGCGGGAGATAGAAGAGCTGCTGGCAGAAGCCAAATATTATTTGGTCCAAGGTCTGGTGGATGAGTGCCAGGCTGCCCTACAG AACAAAGAAGTCTACGAGCCCTTCTGCAAGGTGCCCATCATCACGTCCTCCAAAGAAGAGCAGAAACTTATAGCCACATCAAACAAG CCAGCGGTAAAATTGCTGTACAACAGAAGTAACAACAAGTACTCCTACACCAG CAACTCCGATGACAACATGCTGAAGAACATTGAGCTGTTTGACAAGCTTTCGCTGCGCTTCAACGGGAGGGTCCTCTTCATTAAGGATGTCATCGGGGACGAGATTTGCTGCTGGTCTTTCTACGGACAGGGGCGCAAGATAGCGGAAGTCTGCTGCACGTCCATTGTGTACGCCACAGAAAAGAAACAGACCAAG GTTGAATTCCCAGAAGCCCGGATCTATGAGGAGACATTAAACATTCTGCTTTATGAAGCCCAAGATGGACGAGGCCCTGACAACGCGCTGCTGGAAGCAACTGGAGGGGCAGCCGGCCGATCGCACCACctggaggaggacgaggagcGGGAGCGCATTGAGCGGGTCCGCAGGATCCACATCAAGCGCCCGGACGACCGCACTCACCTGCaccagtga
- the KCTD10 gene encoding BTB/POZ domain-containing adapter for CUL3-mediated RhoA degradation protein 3 isoform X1: MEEMSGETVVSTAVPAAATRTMSFKGASPSSKYVKLNIGGGLYYTTMQTLTKQDTMLKAMFSGRMEVLTDSEGWILIDRCGKHFGTILNYLRDGAVPLPESRREIEELLAEAKYYLVQGLVDECQAALQQNKEVYEPFCKVPIITSSKEEQKLIATSNKPAVKLLYNRSNNKYSYTSNSDDNMLKNIELFDKLSLRFNGRVLFIKDVIGDEICCWSFYGQGRKIAEVCCTSIVYATEKKQTKVEFPEARIYEETLNILLYEAQDGRGPDNALLEATGGAAGRSHHLEEDEERERIERVRRIHIKRPDDRTHLHQ, from the exons GAAGAGATGTCTGGAGAAACGGTGGTGAGCACTGCAGTGCCAGCAGCTGCAACCCGCACCATGTCCTTCAAAGGCGCCAGCCCCAGTTCCAAGTATGTGAAGCTGAACATCGGCGGGGGCCTGTACTACACCACCATGCAGACGCTGACCAAGCAGGACACCATGCTCAAGGCCATGTTCAGTGGTCGGATGGAGGTCCTCACCGACAGTGAAG GCTGGATTTTGATTGACCGCTGCGGTAAACATTTTGGGACCATCTTAAACTACCTGCGTGACGGTGCTGTACCCCTTCCAGAGAGCCGGCGGGAGATAGAAGAGCTGCTGGCAGAAGCCAAATATTATTTGGTCCAAGGTCTGGTGGATGAGTGCCAGGCTGCCCTACAG CAGAACAAAGAAGTCTACGAGCCCTTCTGCAAGGTGCCCATCATCACGTCCTCCAAAGAAGAGCAGAAACTTATAGCCACATCAAACAAG CCAGCGGTAAAATTGCTGTACAACAGAAGTAACAACAAGTACTCCTACACCAG CAACTCCGATGACAACATGCTGAAGAACATTGAGCTGTTTGACAAGCTTTCGCTGCGCTTCAACGGGAGGGTCCTCTTCATTAAGGATGTCATCGGGGACGAGATTTGCTGCTGGTCTTTCTACGGACAGGGGCGCAAGATAGCGGAAGTCTGCTGCACGTCCATTGTGTACGCCACAGAAAAGAAACAGACCAAG GTTGAATTCCCAGAAGCCCGGATCTATGAGGAGACATTAAACATTCTGCTTTATGAAGCCCAAGATGGACGAGGCCCTGACAACGCGCTGCTGGAAGCAACTGGAGGGGCAGCCGGCCGATCGCACCACctggaggaggacgaggagcGGGAGCGCATTGAGCGGGTCCGCAGGATCCACATCAAGCGCCCGGACGACCGCACTCACCTGCaccagtga